The genomic region GTGCGTCTCATGCTATCCCGCGAAAAGGGAATCGTGCCTGCCCTCCTTTATCTCCTTCTCCATGAGCTTCGCGTCCTTCCCGTCAATTGTGACGCCCATGCTCACGCAGGTGCCCGCGACTTCCTTCGCCACGTCCTTCGCGCTTTTCCCCTGGCTCTTGCCCCTCAGGCTTTTCGCGATTTCCGCGAGCGCTGAAAGTTCCAGGTTTCCGACTTTGTCTTTCGTTCCGGAGCCCTTCTCTATCCCTGCGGCTTTCTTAACGAGCTCGCTCGTTGCAGGAGCCCCTACTTCGACCTTGAAGCTCTTGCTTCCCGTATCCACAATAACTTTCACAGGCACCTTCAGCCCTGGGAAAGCCCCCGTGGCCTTGTTTATCTCCGCGACCACCTGCCCCACGTTCACTCCGATGGGCGCAAGGCCCGGGCCCAAGGGCGGCCCTGCAGTGGCCTTTCCTCCCTCTACTATTACATTAAGCACTTTTTCTCCCATCAAATCAACTCATTTCAGCATTTCATCCAATATATAGCAGTCTCGCAAAGTAGCTCAACTGCGTCCTGTCGCGGTCGGCATTCCAACCACGAACATGCTCGCGTTCGAGACGTCGAACGCGACATAGCAAATCCGTCTCAGTGCCAGATTCGCAGATCCAGTCGTCGAAGTGTTCGACGACTGTCTGTTCGCATTGCGCGAACTTCGTCGAATTACTTTTCGGGTTTGCTATAGCGTTTATACCCATATTTCAGGTAATTAGTTTAAAAATATGATGAAAGGATGGTGCCGGAATCGGGCGCTTTCAATTCGTGAACGCCCCGCAACCCTTCCTATTTTTAAATTCTCTTTGCGTTTTACCAGTCTGATTCTATGCAGGAAAAAAAGGCAGCCCTTATTTTGAATGATGGAACCGCAGTGTACGGCTCCGGATTCGGCTTCCCTTCCGTGCGCACCGGCGAACTCGTTTTCAACACCTCAATGCAGGGCTACCAGGAAAGCCTCACGGACCCTAGCTACGCGGGCCAAATCCTGCTCGCGACCTACCCGCTCATAGGCAATTACGGGATAAGCGCCTACTCGTTTGAAAGCAAAAAAGTCCACGCAGAAGGCTACGTAGTCCGGGAGCTCTGCGCTGAAGGCGAGCACAGGGACTCGGTGAAAAGTTTGGACTCTTTCCTGAGGGAGCACGAAAGGCC from Candidatus Micrarchaeia archaeon harbors:
- a CDS encoding 50S ribosomal protein L11, producing MGEKVLNVIVEGGKATAGPPLGPGLAPIGVNVGQVVAEINKATGAFPGLKVPVKVIVDTGSKSFKVEVGAPATSELVKKAAGIEKGSGTKDKVGNLELSALAEIAKSLRGKSQGKSAKDVAKEVAGTCVSMGVTIDGKDAKLMEKEIKEGRHDSLFAG